The following coding sequences are from one Seonamhaeicola sp. ML3 window:
- a CDS encoding YdeI family protein encodes MKELPELYFERDTDWYYWLLNNHSKSDGVYLIFYKLELNIPTMRWEDAVKVAICFGWIDSTVKSLGNGKRRQYFTKRNPKSSWSALNKRYIKELEASGLIHESGYKSIEIAKQNGSWTAADALEQGIIPDELQNAFDENPRAFENYQSFSKGYKKAYLSWVYSAKRPETKQKRISEIIKLCHNNIKSRNNI; translated from the coding sequence TTGAAAGAACTCCCAGAACTATATTTTGAACGGGATACAGATTGGTATTACTGGCTTTTGAACAACCACTCAAAAAGTGATGGCGTATACCTTATCTTTTATAAGCTTGAATTGAATATCCCTACCATGCGCTGGGAAGATGCCGTGAAAGTAGCCATTTGTTTTGGCTGGATAGATTCTACTGTGAAAAGTTTAGGTAACGGCAAACGACGCCAGTACTTTACCAAAAGAAACCCCAAGAGTTCTTGGAGTGCTCTTAACAAACGCTATATTAAAGAACTAGAAGCTTCCGGACTAATTCATGAATCTGGTTATAAATCTATTGAAATTGCCAAACAAAACGGTAGTTGGACAGCTGCCGATGCTCTTGAACAGGGCATAATACCTGATGAGCTCCAAAACGCCTTTGATGAAAACCCAAGGGCTTTTGAAAATTACCAAAGCTTTTCTAAAGGCTATAAAAAAGCTTATTTATCATGGGTTTATAGTGCTAAAAGACCCGAAACCAAACAGAAACGTATTTCTGAGATTATAAAATTATGTCATAATAATATAAAATCTAGAAATAACATCTAG